The genomic segment TATTGAAAACATATGCTACTTAAGTAAATTCTTTAAAACATACTTAACTTGCTGTTGTTTAATCCTTAAATATAAGAATAAATGTGGACAAAACACAGCAATGGTATTCACATATTCTTGTTTTAAAATATCAACAACTCCTTTATTCATAGGAAATCGCACAATGTATTTCTCAATCACTTTCAAATACACTCTTTTTAATATAGCATCATCAGGGTTAAGAATATGCAATTCTTTCTGTATCTGAGTTGATTCATACAATTTCTTTTCATCAGATACTTGACTATAAACTCCGCCACCATGCTGACGGTATACTGCTCCCACAAAATTCATTGTACGCCCTTTCCCTTTTTTCAGCAAATGATAAAAAAGATGTACATCTCTAAAATATTTATATTGTTGCACAAATTCAAAATCTAAGGCTTCGCGTCTAAAGACTACTGTCAAAGGTTGAGTCAACCATATTTTAAATTGACTTTTCAGATTAATATCAATATATTCCTTTCCCTCAAAAAGTTTTGCCCTGTAATTATTTGGAGCATCATCATCCCATTTTCCACTTGTTTCGTTATAGGTGGAAAAACGATGACAACAAAAACTATAATCGGGATTTGCCTCTAGAAAATCTACTTGCTTTTGTAGCTTTTGTGGGTCTGTCCAATAATCATCACCTTCGCAAAATGCTATATATTTACCTTGTGCAGATTGCATTGTTTCATAAAAATTTCTAGACATCCCCAAATTCTTACTCGGCAACAACAATCTTATTAAATTAGAATTTGCTTGCTGTTCTCTTATGCAATTAATTCGTGTATTATCTGTACTATTATCTTCTCCAATAATTAATTCATATGGATATGTCGTTTCTTGAATTAATACTCCGGATATTGCCTTTGTAATATAATCCTCATGATTATAGGTAATCATACATACCGAAAGTATAGGAGTTTGATTATTCATTTTTAAGAAAATTAAGCAGCTTTTTACTCCTATCTTTTATTTTAACAACCGGTACTCCTGCGTATATTGACCAATCCAAAAGACTTTTATTCACCAATGACATTGCTCCAACAGCAACCCCTTCTTCAATTATTACATTGGGGAATACTACACACCCAACCCCCAATTGAGAAAATCTTTTAATCACGACTTTCCCGCCAATAACATTTGTATATTGTTCATCTACCATTGGCCCAATTAAAAAATCTCCTGAAAAATCATCTGTAGCTGAATATATTGTACATCGTGCTGAAATTCCGGAATAGTCTTCCATTTCAATCCCTTTCGAACCATACAAAACACTATATGCTGATATATGAATATATGAGCCCAATACAATTGAACCAGAAAGAATACAGTAATCATCAATACGCACATGACTACCAATCACCATCTTTTCAGGGCTATAGAACTTAGCATTTCGGCTAATTAGAACCGAGTCTCCAATACTCTTAAAACCTAAAGAATGGAGTTCTTTTTGTGTGTAAAATGAATTCATTGCTTAATTATATCAACTATCTGAATTATATCTAAATCTTTCAGCTCTACAAAAATTGGCAAACAGAGTATTCTATTTGAAATATCATTTGCAATACTTAAATTACAGAGAGATGCAGAATCTAGATTCTTATACGGTTCAAAATTACTTATCAACGGATAAAAATACCTACGAGATAAAATTTCATTTTCTTTTAAAATGTCATACAATTCATCCCTACTCTTACCGTATAATGATTCATCTATTAATATAGGGAAATAAGAATAGGAATAAGACACATCTTCAATGTCATCAAAAAAACTAATCCCTGAAACATCTTTTAATAATGTTCTATAAAGGTAAGTTATCTCTTTTCTTCGTGCAATAAATCCATCTATATATTTGAGTTGAAGCAAACCATAGGCAGCTTGCAGCTCGTTTAGCTTTGCATTTATTCCCGGCTCTTCTACAACTAACTCACCCCTAAAACCAAAATTCTTCAAATTATCAATATGATGCTTCATTTCAGGTGTATGGCAAATAATTGCACCTCCCTCTATGGTACTAAATACCTTAGTTGCATGAAAACTCAAAACTGATAAATCACCATAATTCAATATAGAAACATCATTTTTCTTTACACCAAAAGCATGAGCTGCATCATAAATTACTTTTAAATTATATTTATCTGCAATATGCTTAATAACATCTACATCACAAGGATTTCCATAAACATGAACCGGCATAATAGCCGTAGTATTGGGAGTAATTGCAGCTTCAATTTTTGATGGATCTAAGTTGAAGAAATTAGGTTCTATATCTACAAAAACAGGTTTAATCTTAT from the Candidatus Delongbacteria bacterium genome contains:
- a CDS encoding glycosyltransferase, which encodes MITYNHEDYITKAISGVLIQETTYPYELIIGEDNSTDNTRINCIREQQANSNLIRLLLPSKNLGMSRNFYETMQSAQGKYIAFCEGDDYWTDPQKLQKQVDFLEANPDYSFCCHRFSTYNETSGKWDDDAPNNYRAKLFEGKEYIDINLKSQFKIWLTQPLTVVFRREALDFEFVQQYKYFRDVHLFYHLLKKGKGRTMNFVGAVYRQHGGGVYSQVSDEKKLYESTQIQKELHILNPDDAILKRVYLKVIEKYIVRFPMNKGVVDILKQEYVNTIAVFCPHLFLYLRIKQQQVKYVLKNLLK
- a CDS encoding DegT/DnrJ/EryC1/StrS family aminotransferase; its protein translation is MKKMITVTQPCMPPLEEFIPYLERIWANKWLTNNGPLHQELEEQLAKYLGVKYISLFSNGTLALISALQALNITGEVITTPFSFVATTHSLWWNKIKPVFVDIEPNFFNLDPSKIEAAITPNTTAIMPVHVYGNPCDVDVIKHIADKYNLKVIYDAAHAFGVKKNDVSILNYGDLSVLSFHATKVFSTIEGGAIICHTPEMKHHIDNLKNFGFRGELVVEEPGINAKLNELQAAYGLLQLKYIDGFIARRKEITYLYRTLLKDVSGISFFDDIEDVSYSYSYFPILIDESLYGKSRDELYDILKENEILSRRYFYPLISNFEPYKNLDSASLCNLSIANDISNRILCLPIFVELKDLDIIQIVDIIKQ
- a CDS encoding acyltransferase, which codes for MNSFYTQKELHSLGFKSIGDSVLISRNAKFYSPEKMVIGSHVRIDDYCILSGSIVLGSYIHISAYSVLYGSKGIEMEDYSGISARCTIYSATDDFSGDFLIGPMVDEQYTNVIGGKVVIKRFSQLGVGCVVFPNVIIEEGVAVGAMSLVNKSLLDWSIYAGVPVVKIKDRSKKLLNFLKNE